TGTTTCAAGCACAATCAATATAAGAATGTAAAAAAACATTCATGGTCTTGCACAAGTTCCAAAAGTGACATACCTCAGCTTTGGCGCTTCATATCCTGCAGTCGAGCAATAAAATTGAACCCCATTAATAACTTGAAAGATAAGCAAACTGCAAGGACTAATATCAAACAGTTGGTCTGCATTCTATCCATTTAAGCTTTCGTCTTTAAGAAAAGGACTACAAATTCAGAAGCAACATTTCAAATTAACACCAATTTAGAAACTCGAATGAgcaagacaaaaaaaaagaaaatggtttGAGAGACTTGGGAAGCAGAAGATCTGAGACAAAAGATAGCTACCAAAAACATCAGAAATGAGAAGAATCCCAGTTTTGGAAGCAGCAGGGGAGCCTGTAACATAGCTGCTGAGGCCTCCAAGCTGTAGGACAGAACCTGTTCCACAGCTGGAGGGTTTGAACAACACAGTGGACCAGCCATCTATTCCCTTCTGATAATTGTTTCTTCCAGCAACTGAGGGAGATGTAAAAACAAAGCAATCCACAGGAAAACACAGAGATCAAAAGACtggggagagaaagaaagaaatgggaagGAATTAAAATGTCAAACGAGCGGTGTCAGTGAATAATGGTCAAAGTCGtctcattttcaaataaataaatcttgcGCTCCAAGGTTAGACTTTTGTGTGTataattacttttatatattttcattacaGCGAAGAAAGAAATAGTTGTTAATTAGCTAATTTAGTAATACAAATTTtcagtttaataattttattttgtatataaccCATCTTTTtcatgtattatatttatatatagtaatAGTATAGATTAAATTAGTCCAAGAGTGGGACCTTCATACTTGTAATGAAGTGTGCGTCACCCACCGGCCGACACCGTTTATGTAAGTCACcctttaagatttaattatgttatttcgatagtaataattaaattattataaaaaattagaaaatagaaGTGATAAAAttgagttatttttattattattcagtTAAAGAGTACAATAAATGTAATAAAGCTGACTATTCAAAGACTTGAACAAATCAAATAGCATTTCCGAAACCGCCTAAGGGCCGCATCCCGGGATCATAGATACCGTGGGGGATGGCTGCGTGGCTTGCGAGGCTCGTCCTCGATGCCAAGTGCCTCAAATGTATACAATCCTTTTTTTAGCGGGCGCACACACATACAGTGGTGATATGTTCAGTGTGGACGCAATATAACATATATAGAAGGTCCAAGAGgtcaaaatttaatttgaattaaaggtTATGATgataattaatagtattttaatttatttagtctataaatttaattttttcacgttcttaaaattttgattttaattagagatgataattttaattttttatttttaataatatgggaattgagtttttaaaattgttggggCCATGCTTGGCCTGATGAGGCCGGCCGTTATACGATCAGATGATGGATCCTTCCAAGCTGCCCTTCCTTTTCTAAACTGGGTATGCAGACACAACACTGACTCTGATCATCACCTCTCGTACTCTATAAGTATGTATGCCTCAAACTCAAAGCAATTGAAGATCTCAAATCCTTCTTCTCCCCTTCtagtagctagctagctagctatcaGCTAGCATAGTTAATGGCTTCTTCTACCGTTCAACatcacctcctcctcctcttcttcttctccatctttTCTCTCATCTCCTTGTCGTCGTCAAGCTCCTTTTTCCGGCCTCGAGCCCTCGTCTTGCCGGTCAACAAGGACGGAGCAACCAGGCTTCACGTCGCCACCATCCACAAGCGAACCCCTCCCGCCCCACTCCCCTTCCTCCTCCACCTAAACGGCCACCTCCTCTGGGTCAACTGCCAGCCGCCGTACCTCTCCTCCACCTACGACGCCCCCTTTTGCCACTCCACCGTGTGCTCCCGCGCCGCGTCCCACCGCTGCCACCGCTGCAGGGCAGCCGCCCGCCCCCGCCCCGGCTGCAACAACAACACCTGCGCAGTCCTCGCGGCCAACCCCGTCACCGGCCGCTCCACCGTTGCCGAGCTGGCCCTGGACGCTCTCTCCATCCAGTCGGCTGGTAATACCACGTCAGCACGAACACGTGGCGGCCGCTTAGCCGCCGTTCCAGAGTTCTTGTTTGCATGTGCTCCTTTACTCTTGCTTCAAGGGCTTCCAAAGGTTCAAGGAGTGGCTGGGTTTGGGCCCACCCAGCTTGCTCTACCCTCCCAAATAGCTTCCCACTTTGGATTCACCCAACAATTCATCATGTGTTTATCCTCCTCTCCATCTGCCAATGGTGCCATTTTCTTTGGATCTCATCAGCACCACAGTGCTGAAATTTCGGATCTTGTTACATTCACCCCATTGACAGTCACCCCACGAGGAGAGTACTCCATAACAGTCAGTGCAATAACCATAAACGAAAAGGCCATTTCTCCATTCAACAAAAACACATCATCTCTTGGAAGAGTCCAACTCTGCACCACCACGCCCTTCACCGTCCTGGAGCGCTCACTCTTCCAAGCCTTCACCACGGCCTTCGCCGCCCATCTCTGGCAGGTGCGGCCGGTGGAGACTGCGGCGCCACCTTTCAGGCTGTGTTACAAGGCAGCAGAGCTGCCGAGAACAAGCACAGGGC
This genomic stretch from Diospyros lotus cultivar Yz01 chromosome 1, ASM1463336v1, whole genome shotgun sequence harbors:
- the LOC127793819 gene encoding gamma conglutin 1-like codes for the protein MASSTVQHHLLLLFFFSIFSLISLSSSSSFFRPRALVLPVNKDGATRLHVATIHKRTPPAPLPFLLHLNGHLLWVNCQPPYLSSTYDAPFCHSTVCSRAASHRCHRCRAAARPRPGCNNNTCAVLAANPVTGRSTVAELALDALSIQSAGNTTSARTRGGRLAAVPEFLFACAPLLLLQGLPKVQGVAGFGPTQLALPSQIASHFGFTQQFIMCLSSSPSANGAIFFGSHQHHSAEISDLVTFTPLTVTPRGEYSITVSAITINEKAISPFNKNTSSLGRVQLCTTTPFTVLERSLFQAFTTAFAAHLWQVRPVETAAPPFRLCYKAAELPRTSTGPRVPNVEFVLHRPDVVWRVLGANSMVEARPGVMCLAIVDGGLNPRAPIVIGAHQLEDNLLQFDLAKSRLGFSSSLLIRSTDCANFNFSSTAANP